The following is a genomic window from Labrus bergylta chromosome 2, fLabBer1.1, whole genome shotgun sequence.
TAGCGGACCGGGGATGGGTCCCTATCCCTCGGATGGGGGGACTGCCTACCCATCCCTCTAGGGGGCAGCACTGGACTGTAGGTGAGCGTCACCTGCTGCCTCTGCATCTCAGGCTCCCGGATGTGGCACATTTTGGTGGGCAGGTACGGCGAGTGGAAGCCCCTGGAGGGCGCGGCGCGGTGGGCCATGCACTCGGCGGCAGCGGCGGGGGAGACGCTGGGGTTGAGAAGGCTGTCATAGGACAGGCTGCCGTTGCGGTTGGAGAGCGTGTTGGGGGAGAAGACGCTCTTGTAGGGGGTGGAGGTGTGCGCCTGTGGCTGCAGGGCGGGGAGCTGGTTCTTCTCCGGCCGGCAGTGACCCTGCTTCAGGCTGAGCGAGCGGGAGCCGATGGGGTCCGAGTCCAGCTGGAGGGGGGATGACTGGAAGGTGCGGTGGAGGGGAGCGTTGGTGTACTCGGGCATGTCCAGGTTCGGCTCGGATCGGTAGTCATGACCACGGACACCCTCCTCCATGATGGCCGAGGTCTTCAGGTCGTCTGCCATGACAATCTGAGGAGCAGAACAGAATCTTAGTGGATATCAGAGAAGTAGTGTCACCATTATTAGATCCACACTGATCCTCTCTTACCTTCTCTCCAGCTGTGTGGTAGTGGACTTTAGGCATGGTGCCAAAGGACGGTCTGTACTTGTACATGGCTGGAGTGGAAGGATGCGTCTTACCAGAGAGCGAGCTCtctactaacacacacacacacacacacacacacacacacacacacacacacacacacacacacacacacacacacacacacacacacacacacacacacacacacacacacacacacacacacacacacacacacacacacacacacacacacacacacacacacacacacacacacagagaaaaccaGAGTCAGAACTGTAGCTACGACACAAATCTAAACAATTAAACCACATCTCACTTAAAGTTGTTTCTGCCAGAAACGACCTCAGGGCTGATTCATACTATCAGAGTAAAGAATCTGTAGGGagtgagttttttgttttttttaaacctgtatAACTTCTACAGAGTCAAAATGAATGGATATACGCTCTCACTGAACAGCTGCCAATCTTTTGCAATCTGCCTCAGccatgagagagagcagaaacatGAAGGGGATGCTTAACAACCAGTTTCTCctgtattattaaaaaaacaacaactctcaTTTACCCAAATGATCATTTATTCAGTTTCTTTGCCAAAGGGAGCAAAACATGCAGTACTTAAAAAAATCCACCAGGCAGCAGTAGTGCTCCTTGGAAGAGCAGAACATGTTCACTCCCTGAcaaaatgttgctgtttaatTCACACACGTGTTTGACTAACACGTCACACAACTGAGAACAGCAACACCGGATTAGCTTCTTTTCATTGTTCACAGAGGTAGcttcaaaatgcatttagaGCTGGACAtcatccctctcctctctctttatttgACAGAGCTCACTTCTTCACAAGTCACCACTCAAAAGGTGGTGATTCACGTTGCAGTGATTCACTCTGGAGTCTCTTCTTTGTGCCACAAATCTGCTGCTGATTCAGCGGACAGGGCTCTTCTCCTCGTTACAAATCAGACGGCCCTCTCTTCAGCTCGGCATGGATAAAAGACCATTGACCTGACACTGAGCTGCACATTTATCACGCTAACCTAGCACTGAGTCCAACAACTGGGACGTGGTGACGACAGACAGAGGGAGTCTGGGGCATGTTGCTTTCTGTCGCACCTGAAAGGAGTCAGAAAGGGGATGGACTGAACTTACCTTCGCTGGAGGTCAGCTGGTTCTTCAGCTGGTTGTACCTGTCAGCTTTGGGCGGCAGGGGCGGCTGGGTTTCTTTTTCGTCCAGGCCGTCCAGGCTGCTTTTGGACTATAAGGGAGGAGAGCAGGGTGTTAAACACATCcagaacaggtgtgtgtgtgtggggggggataGTGAAAACAAATGATCTCCTAGTTGCTCTTTGAGTTCATTTCTCTCGAGCAAGCAACCAATTTACTGTTTTGTGAcactgttgaaaaaaaacaccaaagtcaACCCAGTAAAACCAGAGCCATCATCTTCTTTATTCCACACATAaaacttcttctttgtcttcacCTGTCCCCTACATGACCCACAATGCAATTCTACAACTAAAGTTCACTAGCAGATTCAGACGTGATACGTTTCAAGTGGCCAATGATCCCATCCCGATCACCAGCCTAAAGCATTAGCACTTCAAACTTATGACTATAGTCGACGTCAGGCAAGAAGAATGCAGGCTTGAAATTGTGTAATGAATAAGGAATTGGAAActattatgacatcacaagttaCCCGGATAAGAAATCTGAGATGGGCAggaaagcgctggctgtgctgGCGGTTATGCTCAATGTCACAAAGTTTACAATGAACCCTGGGTAAGTCCCACAGGAAACTTTACTAAATGCTGACCTGTACAGTCTGCATCAGATCCCTCATGCACCTGATGACTGTGACACAGTGACACTCACTTTCACTTAAAAGTCTGTGAGTCCGTCAGTGTGCAGATCGGGATTAAACAAATGTATCCTTCAGTATCTAGTCACAAGAAGACGCTTGATCCAAAGAAACTTGTTGGTTTTAGTCGTATGTTCAGTGTGTTACCATCAAGACTGCAAAGCTGCAAAAAGATTACaagaataaaatacattatgATTTTCTTTATCTCCTGGTCTTCTACATATATCTGTATCATGATGGGGTTGATTACACACTCACTAATTGTTTTAAcgcattcataaaaaaatgttttaatgaatcaGCAGTTTGGAATAACCACAATAAGTTTGAGTGCTGTCAGCATTAATGCATTAATTGCATTTTCCAGGTTTTAATCCAGCGTTcctgttaaatgtttatttatctaccaaatatattcaaataaagAATCATCTGAGTATTTTTCCATCAAATAAccatattttttcttcttgtaaaatgtttttaatgtctgatgactcatctcGCACTCATGGGTGTTTAATCATTTTTAGATCAATTAAAGCTTTGTTGAAGCTAATGGTCCAATCAAATTCATGCCAATGTAATGTCCCGCCTtttatcttgtgattggttaaATCCCGTTTCAGAGGGAAATACGACGCGCTACAGAAGTTAGATACTTTCGGAGCTTCGTTcgtttcatggggactttaacaaaaaacaccaaaataaaaaaatgaaagcatcaaaaaccttttttgaaatgtaaaataatggaatttccaATGTGATTAAATTTGCGATAAATCCCAAGTAAGTGTTAATACTAATCATTCAAAATAATTTAATGGACTCGTTCTCTCAGACAACCAGTACAGGTACCTTCTACCTTGTTAAAATGAACCATTTAACAgcatgcatatatatatatatatatatatatatatatttttttttttatatatgttgCAATGAGTTGTGGGTAATTTAATCAAGGAAGACTGCACCTCCACCAGACTCTCTGGAAGTCTGCAGTGAGTCAGCCTGGGCCCCTTGACGGCTGGATAAATGAGAGGTTTGGACAGACTTCTTGGGAAGGTTCCAGTAAAGTCTGCAGGACCAGTGACGTCTGTTTGTTTGGGTTCACGAGGAGTGAGCGACAGCAGGCTGGTAATCTCACATCTATCTAACatttctatcacacacaaaaGGCTTCTCTCACCTCATCTGTCCAACACTATCTTTCTCCTAATTGTCAGTGACCAATCCCACATCAAGTTATTTTAGGGGATAGAACTGTTCTGGAGTCAAACTTTTCTACTTTAGGACTAATGAAATGATAGTATCTATAAGAGGATTAGCATCTCCAATGCCTATAAGGgacaaaaattatattttcataaTGATGAATTGAGACCATAGGTGCCTCTGTGTGAAAAGTCCAATAATATCCTAAAGCTGTAAACTGTTTATTTTGCCTTGTGTGTGagcctgttttaaaaaacaggaaTCCAGGTACAAGCCTGGGGATGTTACATATGTTTGACATACATGTTGGACCCCGAGTCCAACTACAGTCTTTTCCAGGTTTAAGCGCTGTCTGTGCACtcaggagtgtttgtgtgaagcgtttgtgcgctgagaagaaaagcgctgtacatccgtcctgtctctatgacaacagtttgttgacaatggctgctgtatgaccgacactacTCCGATTATCCTGATCATACACAGAGCATAACCAGGGGCTTCAAGACAAAATacggccgcacaaaaaaggctGAGCGCTCGGAAGAAAATATACTGGGCGCagcgctttttctccaggcggtcGCTTTCTGCAAGGGGGACAAGGGGCCTCAGACTTCGGGGtgaagcaagaaaaaaaatggctgcTCTGAAGTCTGAAGTAAGAGGATACCAAACTCACCTTGGAACGGATGATGGTGTTGTGGATCCCATTGTCGGAGACCTTGATGGTGATCTGTCTGTCCGACAGGTCAGGTCTGATGAAGGGGGGCTGGATTTTAACGTGGGCCTTTTTCCTGGGGTCCAGTGTGTACCTGCATAAGAAGACAAGCAACAGAAATCAGCCATAGCTACCTCTCTACCACTCAGCCATAGCTACCAGATGTTGCACTGACCTTGCCCTTTGACCGTCAAAATCTAATCACTGCTGATGTTTGTGCTAAATATGAATATCTTCCCTCAAGCTGTTCCTTTCAAAAACATGAGCCACCAAAAACATCAAGGTGTTGCTGAAAACTTTATTAGTTCACTTTGTTGCCTTTTTGCCCCGCAAATCGTTGGCATATCATCCTTATTTCCACAAGAAATACTTATGTTGAATGCGAGCAGCAacttctggtgttgaaaaaatgGAGCCAATACGGACCTGcaaacaactgcagttcctcgagtgtccacctGAGGCTGGCTGGaaaagccccagaagtcacatactgtacacacccAAAtgttacagcagaaataaacacgtttacagcctggttccaAAAGCTGATTTGGTCGGAATAGCTCACGGCTTTATCTGCATACACTGTATGGggaatgatttgtttttataactcatctgttaTCACTCAGCTCCGCCTCTTTGTGTGTTACTATGTCGACCGagagttaggttgagacagcattttacAGTATGGCGACCACCACTGTTAGGCTTCAAAATGTCCCTTCAGTAACCGATGGGTGACGCCACTGACTGACTACATCCCtgtttatacagtctgtggaaaaagaaaaaaagaggtggaggagacaaataaggaaaaaaaacactaatggCCATGCTCAATGGGCTTTtctgaacctgtgtcgagagctggagagaaatgaaacctcccaacagccaatcagagagattcctctcaacGACCGCTGACGCCGATTCTACATGTCGAATTGGCCAAATACCAAAAACTAGGACcgacggccgacgatctccttggtgtgtcagggttATCAGTGTTTTGCCCGTACACGACCTATGTTTATAACATATGTAGAACGTAATGTTTTAAGAAGAACAGCTAACATCACTGATGTtttttcagctctctctctaAATGTTGTACTGCACCTTTAAGACTTCTATAAACTTACATTGGCcatccacaaaaacacactgcagAGTACTATAATGAAAAGAGTAGAGCTGCAAGTATAATCCCATTATAGTAACACCGCCTCAGACagacatttcaaacacaacTTAGTGACAGAAAAGCCGAGTATCAGAGGGTCTTAGTGTTTTCATCATTAAACGGCTGTCACTGTGATTTCCTTTAAAGTTTCCTGCCGAGCGTGAAGAACTGAAAGAGTGAATGTGTGGTTTATGTTCTGAGTTGTCTCTACAAATGTCTCCCCCCCTTAAATAAACCGTGTTACTAAATGAATGCTGCTGATTTAAAATGACTCCACTACCAGTTCATTCAGTATCAGTGAGGTGAAACATGCTCAGTAAATCAACACGCCTCCATCGGAGACCTCACAGCAGATGCTTGTGATGCAGCGTTTCACCCTCACCTGCTGCCACCTCTCCGCACTCACACTGTTGATTCTGATCGAATTGGACTTCTCCCTGTTGGTAGTTAAACCGGCATtgtgggtttttaaaaaaacaatttttttaagctgagTGTTTAAACACGTTTACTCGCTCTACACTCTGATTGTGTTCTCTCTGTACTCTCAGCTGTCTGCCTCCCCTGGGGGGGTCGCTGGATGCTTTCAGGCGGGACTGGAAACACATGTCCACAGCCACCTCAGAGAGCACGTGCATAtacactcctacacacacaacacagtgctgtgtgtgttcttaTTGCAGTTAAAGAGGCGCTGCAGCATGGACACTCATATGCATAAACATATTctctaaagtgtgtgtgtgtgcagtgacaGAAAGGTAGAGTCTACTGTACTCACGCTCACACGTGCAGGCTTGTAAAGCATCTTACCTCGGTGCCAGGGGACTGCATAAGACGTACTCCACGTTGCCACAGCAACCCCTGGTGAAGGGATTTACTCCTCCGCGAAACTTGCCCGTCACCTGAGGATCACAACGCCTCGTTCAGAGTCGAGGCCacagtgcgcacacacacacacacacacacacacacacacacacacacacacacacacacacacacacacacacacacacacacacacacacacacacacacacacacacacacacacacacacacacacacacacacacacacacacacacacacacacacacacacacacacacacacacacacacacaaaggtccAGCGCTTGAATACAAAGCAGGTGAGTCATGCTGTTGATGCGTCTTATAATTAGTGTGTTTAAGGATGTTGTCGTGTACAGAAGGtacatttcttctgtttctaaACTGTTTTAAATGCAGCAAAGGGGTTAGTGATACATTTCAATGTAAGGTGCTCCTCAAGCATTGGATCCCAACCTGGGGTCCGGGCACCCTTCTTGGGGGCTATCAAAGGTTGGGCACCTCTGCTGTAAAGCCTGGGGAGCAAACAGTACATGCAGCTCTGGGTGTGAAtattgtttttgcatgtgtttgtgaagcAGCGCCTCGCGGCTCTGTTGACATACGCTGGACAAATAACAGCAGAGTGATTGTTTGTTTACGTGGATACAGAACAAGCATGCACTCCTCACCTGCTCATTGGTGGTTCTGCCTCGAGCCACGAGCACCATATGGAAACCTGTGAGTCCCATGACTGGAATGAAGAAAAGCCCGGCTATGCACATCACCACCAGACTAGAGGCAAAAGTTCAGGATCAACAATATGAGAACACACGAGCAGCACGAGAGTGCAACAAGTAGGAATAACAGAGTCTGACAGAAGACACCATCTTCTGTCCATGCACTTTTAACATTctgcaaataaaaaatctaTCAAAGTTGTCtgaagttttttctttttttaaagattaatttttgggcattttgtgcctttattggagagacaggacagtggacagaatcagaaatcagggagagagagagagagtggaatgacatgcgggaaaggagccacaagttggatttgaacctgggccgcctgcttggaggactacagcctccatacatggggtgcgtgcaCAAACCACTGCgccatttacatgcagtgtgaagatacgcgcattagcatgctaacacaacaatgcagctcgagttgttttggtttcatgctggtgctcaagggcgacatctgctggatcaaaaaaatcgcttataaagcctttaaaggttgCTTAAAGGTTTTGCAGCGGGGCATCAAGGATACGTGACGGTGGTGTGCAGCGCTGCCAGCCTCTCTCGGTGGtggaggacgaagaggaggcCGAAGGAGAAAACTCCCACCATGTGGATGCTTAGCgacagcaggaagaggaagaagtagCGGTAGTTCCTCCGTCCGATGCAGTTGTTCACCCAGGGACAGTGATGGTCAAAgtcctgaggagagagagaacacagttTTAATGACCTGCAGCTGGTCAGGAGGTGGGCTTTTGTTAATGGGTCTCTACTAAACCAAATAGTCCATCTGAACCCTGTGTGGGGGTGTCTTCATCTCCTCATGTGgatttaaatgtggaaaattaGGTTTCCAAAGCGAATCCTGATAAGAGCATTAAACGCTTAAAGCTGCAAAAGCCGATATTTATGCCAGTGGTCAGGATTTTCTAATCATAATAACCTTATAGCAGACACCtaaaaataacttatttatATCTATTCAGTGTTCATTTATTGATATTCTTGGCACAGAACAGCATCAGAAAACATGGCCCGCATACATCAGTCCAACCTTAATGCATATCTACACTGTGcctgcatacatacatacataacacattaatctctctctcacacacacacacacacacacacacatacacacctccaCACAGTTGTCACACACGCTGCAGTGTGAGCAGCGAGGCGGCCTGTAGAAGTGACAGGTGGCGCACCACTTCATCCGGACCTGAATGCCCTTGATCTCCACGTTCTTGTAGAGCGGCGCTCGGAAATCATCGTCCTTGTCCTCGTCTTCATCCgctgaggaggaaaaaaaatcacaaagacaCGAGTACATCAACGGAGCGCAGATGCATATAGGTGTGAGATTGCGTTTGGTGGTTAATAGACACAAGaacattgttttgatttatgCTTCAAGTTGACATGAACAACAGCGCAGCATCTTAAatgatgccccccccccactgagAGGAGGCACTGAGAGGGATGAACATTTACAGAGAGTGCTTCATTCTGCCTCTAACATCAGGAGTGATTACTGAAGAACACTGTGACTCATGTTCAACAGATGCTGTTTGCTTTCATTTCCCACAAGGTCACACAGCATCAGAATTGATGCTTCTTTCATGGAAATCAAACCTCTAACTGTGGCTGAGTTTACTCTGTGCTCTCTCAGTCATTCAGGATGTTTTTTGGAGTTGCCATTTTCCTCAGAGAGAGAGCCTTTTGCCCTCAAATGTCTCTCAGCTCATCAAAGGGCACATTCTTACGTTCTGCACTGAGCTCCAACCTCAGAAAATAACTTCACGGTACAACAATAACTGCAGACAGGCCCAGGTAGAtgaaccaacacacacacacccacacacacacacacacacacaaggagcaAAGAAAGCAagggagaaacaaagagagagcacAGACGTCAACGGGTCAATAAAAAGCAGATTGCTCTGTTATTACGTCTGTCAGGTCTCTTCAAATAGATTTAAAAGGTTTCCACCAGGCGGtcaggttcagttcag
Proteins encoded in this region:
- the zdhhc8b gene encoding palmitoyltransferase ZDHHC8B isoform X3, which codes for MPNSAGKRFKPTKYIPVSTAATLLVGSTTLFFVFTCPWLTKAISPAVPVYNGLVFLFVLANFSMATFMDPGVYPRADEDEDKDDDFRAPLYKNVEIKGIQVRMKWCATCHFYRPPRCSHCSVCDNCVEDFDHHCPWVNNCIGRRNYRYFFLFLLSLSIHMVGVFSFGLLFVLHHRERLAALHTTVTLVVMCIAGLFFIPVMGLTGFHMVLVARGRTTNEQVTGKFRGGVNPFTRGCCGNVEYVLCSPLAPRYTLDPRKKAHVKIQPPFIRPDLSDRQITIKVSDNGIHNTIIRSKSKSSLDGLDEKETQPPLPPKADRYNQLKNQLTSSEVESSLSGKTHPSTPAMYKYRPSFGTMPKVHYHTAGEKIVMADDLKTSAIMEEGVRGHDYRSEPNLDMPEYTNAPLHRTFQSSPLQLDSDPIGSRSLSLKQGHCRPEKNQLPALQPQAHTSTPYKSVFSPNTLSNRNGSLSYDSLLNPSVSPAAAAECMAHRAAPSRGFHSPYLPTKMCHIREPEMQRQQVTLTYSPVLPPRGMGRQSPHPRDRDPSPVRYDNLSQTIMASIQERKEIEEREKRQMLRGRSQTHIYAQDSGVFDGGYGLTHNACYPEGPRCPVSRGPTPPAYGGSRDNLMGVGLSYGQRTPVLRHAGSTLGRAPRTSSTSLHTDHSSSNSSHSRAPCPDGPYFSPSHQPRSPAMPRSPSYSHQKLSYISALERTDSPRLGGPRYES
- the zdhhc8b gene encoding palmitoyltransferase ZDHHC8B isoform X1, with the translated sequence MPNSAGKRFKPTKYIPVSTAATLLVGSTTLFFVFTCPWLTKAISPAVPVYNGLVFLFVLANFSMATFMDPGVYPRADEDEDKDDDFRAPLYKNVEIKGIQVRMKWCATCHFYRPPRCSHCSVCDNCVEDFDHHCPWVNNCIGRRNYRYFFLFLLSLSIHMVGVFSFGLLFVLHHRERLAALHTTVTLVVMCIAGLFFIPVMGLTGFHMVLVARGRTTNEQVTGKFRGGVNPFTRGCCGNVEYVLCSPLAPRYTLDPRKKAHVKIQPPFIRPDLSDRQITIKVSDNGIHNTIIRSKSKSSLDGLDEKETQPPLPPKADRYNQLKNQLTSSEVESSLSGKTHPSTPAMYKYRPSFGTMPKVHYHTAGEKIVMADDLKTSAIMEEGVRGHDYRSEPNLDMPEYTNAPLHRTFQSSPLQLDSDPIGSRSLSLKQGHCRPEKNQLPALQPQAHTSTPYKSVFSPNTLSNRNGSLSYDSLLNPSVSPAAAAECMAHRAAPSRGFHSPYLPTKMCHIREPEMQRQQVTLTYSPVLPPRGMGRQSPHPRDRDPSPVRYDNLSQTIMASIQERKEIEEREKRQMLRGRSQTHIYAQDSGVFDGGYGLTHNACYPEGPRCPVSRGPTPPAYGGSRDNLMGVGLSYGQRTPVLRHAGSTLGRAPRTSSTSLHTDHSSSNSSHSRAPCPDGPYFSPSHQPRSPAMPRSPSYSHQKLSYISALERTDSPRLGGPREAMKVNGQMDCHPSAQGATLSPSRHSNVKKVTGVGGTTYEISV
- the zdhhc8b gene encoding palmitoyltransferase ZDHHC8B isoform X2, which encodes MPNSAGKRFKPTKYIPVSTAATLLVGSTTLFFVFTCPWLTKAISPAVPVYNGLVFLFVLANFSMATFMDPGVYPRADEDEDKDDDFRAPLYKNVEIKGIQVRMKWCATCHFYRPPRCSHCSVCDNCVEDFDHHCPWVNNCIGRRNYRYFFLFLLSLSIHMVGVFSFGLLFVLHHRERLAALHTTVTLVVMCIAGLFFIPVMGLTGFHMVLVARGRTTNEQVTGKFRGGVNPFTRGCCGNVEYVLCSPLAPRYTLDPRKKAHVKIQPPFIRPDLSDRQITIKVSDNGIHNTIIRSKSKSSLDGLDEKETQPPLPPKADRYNQLKNQLTSSEESSLSGKTHPSTPAMYKYRPSFGTMPKVHYHTAGEKIVMADDLKTSAIMEEGVRGHDYRSEPNLDMPEYTNAPLHRTFQSSPLQLDSDPIGSRSLSLKQGHCRPEKNQLPALQPQAHTSTPYKSVFSPNTLSNRNGSLSYDSLLNPSVSPAAAAECMAHRAAPSRGFHSPYLPTKMCHIREPEMQRQQVTLTYSPVLPPRGMGRQSPHPRDRDPSPVRYDNLSQTIMASIQERKEIEEREKRQMLRGRSQTHIYAQDSGVFDGGYGLTHNACYPEGPRCPVSRGPTPPAYGGSRDNLMGVGLSYGQRTPVLRHAGSTLGRAPRTSSTSLHTDHSSSNSSHSRAPCPDGPYFSPSHQPRSPAMPRSPSYSHQKLSYISALERTDSPRLGGPREAMKVNGQMDCHPSAQGATLSPSRHSNVKKVTGVGGTTYEISV